cagcctccttactgaactccctgcttcctgtctctccccactttagtccatacttcactctgttgcccagatcatctttctgcaaaaccattcagtccatgtttccccacacctcaagaacctccagtggttgcccatccaccaccacatcaagctGAAATTCCTTACTAAAGGACTTaaaacagtcaatcaccttgcgcctcctaccttaccttactgatttcttactacaacacagcccccctcactccactcctctaatgccaatctactcactctacctcattcattcattcaatcgtgtttattgaacacttatcgtgttcagagcactgtactaagcatttgagagaatacagtacaaaaacaaagagacacattccctgcccatgatgagcttacagcctagagaacttagtctcaccactgacctctcgcctctggactggaatgtcctccatcttcatatctgacagactattactcttcACACCTTCAAGCTTTATAAAAAGCACATTGCCCTTAAGAGGCATtgcccaaataagccctcatttcctcttctcccactcccatctatgTTGCCCTTACCTttatttgcagcctttattcactccttcctcagccccacagcatttatgtacatatctgtaattttatttatgtatatgaatgtctatttcaacatgtctatgaactctgttacattatactctcccaagtgcttagtagagtgctctgcacatagtaagtgttcaataaatacagttgactgattgagatgCCAGAAGCCTGAGAGGCCTGTGAGCCTCCCCTACCTTTGTCCCTCCCACTTTGATCATGGCTTTCGGTGTCCCTGTTCCTTTCCCTCACCTTGACACCAGTCCTTAGGGAACACTAAGACCCTCCAAGGGCTGCAGTAAGACTGAAGATTCCAGGGGAGCCCCACAGTCTGCCACAGCAATTCTGTAGAGGAGTCAGACAACTGTCAATGGTGGCAGCCCTAGCCTGGAGTTGCCGCTCAGCTGTTCTGAAATGAGGGCTGTAGGAGCTGGTGACATTTGCTGATGTCACATCTGTGCAGGCTGGCAGACTTTTAACTTTCTGGAAAAGGTGTTTTCTCTGCTTTGTTCATCCCCAGCTGACGAGCTGCTCTGTTTGATTTATTCCACAGCGAGTCTTCAAGCGCCTCCACAGCTGTAAACTATGGATGAAAATTGGGTTCTTTATCCTGGTTCTGTTCCTTGTGATTACCATAAGTTTGGTTCTTTCTTCAGGTATGTGGATTGGCTTTGCATAGACTTGATTAGCAAATTCTGAGAACACTCACCTAGCCCACTGCTGTACCTGAGGACTTTGGGGGGATTCATCCATCTGTTTATGGCTCTCAATTCTCAAGGGAGTACAAGGGTTGCAGTCTCTAGctccagctaataataatgattatggtacacgttaagtacttactacatgccaagccttgtactaagcactgggttacctGCAAGATCACCAGGTTAGATACAGTTGAGAGCTCGCCTGGAATCCCTGCTCCTGCACTTCTGGCAATGTGGCTTGGGAAGGGTTGGATCTTGGGCAGCCTTGACTGTTTGGTGCCCTCTCTTGCTCCGCCCATACTCTGTAAGGGTTTAGGGCAGCCTGAAAGCATGCAGCGGTGACCTGGTTGGGCCTGCAGTTGTTCTGGGTGTGGGATCCTggctcctgtcatcatcatcatcagtagtatttattgagggcttactatgtgcagagcactgttctaagcattcaatcattcatttattcaatggtatttattgagtgcttactcaatactgtacttagtacagagcactgtactaagcgcttgggaaagtactatacaacaataaacggtgacattcccggcccacaatgggctcacagtttacagtgggggagacagacatcaatacaaataaataaaatgaaagatatgtacataagtgcttcgggtctgggaggaggggagagcaaagggagcaagtaagggcgaggcagaagggagtggaagatgaggaaaaatggggcctagtctgggaaggcctgttggaggagatgtgccttcaataaagctttgaaacgcttgggagagtatgatgcagccaagttggcagacccattccctgaccacagtgagcttacagtctagagggacagacagatattaatatgaataaataatttataatatataattaatagatatgaacataagtgctgtcagaTTGAGGAAAAGGGttatatcaaatacccaaaggtcataaATCCAAGTGCGtaaacaacacagaagggagatggagctagGGAAAAAAGTCTTATcagggaagtccttttggaggatatttgatcttaataatgctttgaaagaggggagagtgaggaactggcatatatggagggggaggaagttgcaGGCTATGAGGCAGACAAGGGAAAGGGGTAGATGGTGAGATAAATGTGATTAGggagtgagtaagctggcactggaggagtgatgttttcattctttcattcattcaattatatttattgagcgcttactgtgtgcagagcactgtactaagtgcttggaaagtataatttggcaaccgatagagacaatccctacccaacaacaggctcacagtctagaagggggagatagacaacaaaacaaaacaagtagatagacgtttgtgtgctgggctgtagtaggatatCAGACAGGATCACAACTTTGGAGATGGGATGGATCTTtgaggtcttcattcattcattcagtcatatttattgagtgctaactgtgtgcagagcactgtactaagcgcttgggaagtacaagttggcactgtactaagtgcttggaaagtacaattcggcaacatatagagacagtccctacccaacaatgggctcacagtctaggaggtctTCCTAGAAGGGGCTGGTTGCCTCCATTTCCCAAAGTCCACTGGGGCTTTTTGTGGGGAGTTTGTCTTCACTGCCAGAAGTGTAAGCTCTGCCCATCCCTGTGGAGAGCTTGACTTCCTTAACTTGCATTAAGGATTTCTCAGTCTGGAAACTCCTTTTTTTCTCCAAACTTTGCTGTGGCTTGTCCAACACCTGGCCAGGAAAAGATCAgaagattttacagataagttaactgacacacagagaagttaagtaacttgccctaaatcacacagcagacaagtgacagagccagcattggaacctaggtccttctgactctcaggcccatgctttgttcCCTCTCtgactttcatgcattcattcattcacgcatgcattcattcattcatgcatgcatgcattcattcatttgttctcaCTTTGCTTAAGCGTTATCTTTGGTAAGATAGGCCAGGGACTTCAGGACATAGTAGACCTTCGGATTCCATCTCTTTGCCAGGCTAAAAATCCTTAGAGAAATTGTACATGTGTTCTTTGGAAACCTGGCCTGAATCCATGATAGGGAGTATTCTAAAAGATTTGCAGAGAGTTTgctttgaggtgtggggaaaattGCATATCTCCTTTATTCCTTTTGAATGGCCTGGGTGCAGGAAGGTTGGTATTGCAACTGCTTGTCTGGTGTAGGTGAACAAGAGAGCCCCAGTCTCATATATCATGAGAAACTAAGAATAGGTGAAGGACTTCTCTCCTTGAAGGGACCTTCAAACCTGAGGCTGGGAGTTGGGGTCCAGGATCGGGGCATTGCGGGAGTGTGGTGACGGGACAGAGGATTAAATTGCCCCCCTTGGGAGAGGACTCTGGCTGCTGCTCACAGCAAGGCGGGggctaggattaggattagggatGAACTGctggaactgaggtacagtggtCAGGGCCAGGATCAGTGCTCTGGGAGTAAGACATTGGAGGTTTGACATGGGCTGACTGGAGAACTCCAGTACTCCTCTGGATCCCGTCCCTGTTGGCatccctttggctttaaagcttttgATCAGCTCGCTCCCTCTACCTAGCCTCGATTCTCTCCCCCTATAGCACAGCCTGCAAATGTCTCTTCTCTAACTCCAACTGCTCACCatactgtgagctcatctctCTTGCTATTAACCCTTTGCTCAcacctccctgtggcctggaactctctcccccttcatatctgacagaacagcactctccctaacttcaaaaaCTTACTACATATCTcgtccaggtggccttccctgtcAGGCTTCTcatctctgtccttctcttcACTCCttactgcatcacccatgcactttggagcagtgtggctcagtggaaagaacataggctttggagtcagaggtcatgggttcaaatcctggctccactactaatcagctgtgtgactttgggcaagttcaaatcctggctctgccaattgtcagctgtgtgactttgggcaagtcacttaacttctctgtgcctcagttaccccatctgtaaaatggggattaagactgtgagccccacgagggacaacctgatcaccttgtaacctcctcagcgcttagaacagtgctttgcacataggaagtgcttaataaatgccattataaagtcacttcatttctctgagcctcagttacctcaactgtaaaatgggaatgaagactgtgagccccacgagggacaacctgatcactttgtaacatcctcagcgcttagaacagtgctttgcacatagtaagtgcttaataaatgccattataaagtcacttcatttctctgggcctcagttacctcaactgtaaaatggggatgaagactgtgagccccctgtgggacaacctgatcacctagtaacctccccagtgcttagaacagtgctttgcacatagtaagtgcttaataaatgccattattattattattactccctaagGACTCAGGTGCTCACTTCAACCCGTGTACCTATATTCAGTGTTTATTCCTTATACTCAGTTCCTTCTCTTACCTGCacttatatttattttttataaatatttattattataaaaaaagtaTTTATAATACTTTTTTatgggcttaatatgtgccaggcacttagtacactaagggttggggtagatacaaactaatcaggttagacattccctgtccctcatggagctcatagtctaggtaggaagaagaaggatttaattcccatattGCAGATAAgctaattgagtcacagagatatTGTCACCTGCCCGAGGTtatacagacaagtggtgaagccgggattagaaaccaggtcttttgactcccaggtctgtgctctttccactaggcggcgctgcttccctTAGCATTGATTAGGTGTTAGAATCCTGACCTGGTGGGGTCGCAGTGGCTTGTAGCTTCCAAtctcaccctcacttctgaggcGCTTGGATAAAGAGTTGTTGGGTGTGGGGAAAGAGGTGGCGTGGCCATTTTATAGGCTGGATCTCCTCCTGCTTTTTGTGATACCTGGAACTTGTAAAAGGGGCTAAGTCACCTCCTTCTTCCTGCCTGCTTTCCTGTTCCTCAGGAGGGGGGCATCTAGCAGATGGATCTGCTAAACCACTCGCCTCCTGTCCCCTTTCTCCgtaacccttctcccctcctaatGCCTGTCTGCTCTGCCCAGGAGTATCCAATGTGTCTGGAGTAAGAGCCAGGCTCTGGTAAGAACTTATCCACTCATatctcacagtaagcccttattacacccaagcactggggaagataatcagattagggcctccatcagtcattcactcattcgatcatatttattgagcgattactgcttGCCCCCATCTGCCCCAGAGGGAACCtaagtaattcattcagttgtatttattgagcacttactgtgtgcagaacactgtactaagtaatccaTACCAAGGGCCCGCAGACACCACAAGCATCCAGGGGCCAAGGGGCAGAGGAgctggggacaggagggaggaaggtagaGTGGATCCATGTGTTGGATTTCATCTTCCAGAGAATGGAGGAAAAGTTTTGGTATATCTGGAttttgtatttagagaagcagcgtggatcagtggcaagagcatgggcttgggagtctgaggtcatgggttcaaatcctgactctgccaattgtcagctgtgtgactttgggcaagtcacttaacttctctgtgcctcagttgcctcatctgtaaaatggggagtaagactgtgagccccacgtaggacaacctgatcaccttgtagcctccccagtacttagaacagtgctttgcacatagtaagcacttaacaaatgccattattattattattatccttataaaATAGAGTGGAAAGTAGTTTAGAACTGGAGAGAGAGAAGTGTAAGAGGAATAGGACATCTCAAcagaacatgtccaaaacaaaacttcccatccaaaccctaactttcccatcaccgtagagaGAACCaccgtcctccctgcctcccaagcccataatcttggaattatgctctactcatctctctcattcaacccacatattcaatctgtcaccagatcctgtcagttctgccttcacaacagtactcaaatctgccctttcatctccatccaaactgctgccacactggtctaagcactcatTCTTTCCcactctactgcatcagcctcctcgctgatctctcttcctccagtttctccccactccaggccatacctcactgctgtctggatcatttttctgaaaagccacTCGGTTCATATCTCTccactcatcaaaaacctccagaggtttcccatccacctcctcaccaaactgaaactccttatcatcagttttaaagcactctatgagctctctccttcttaccATACCTCGCTGTTTCCCTaatacaacccaccccacacactttgctcttctaactccACCTTATTGTCTATATCGCTATCTCCTCTATTCCCTTGCCCAAGACCTCCCTCCCTATTCATAGCCAATGGTCAACCTCTCTTGCCACCTTCACAACCCTCctcaaatcacatttcctccacaagaccttctctaagtcctcatttccctattcccccctcccttgtgtggactatgcacttggctgtgtacctcttaaaTCCTGTGATACTCAGCCtagatccacagcacttacataaatgtccttatactctcttattttccctgtccataatttattttaatgcctgtctcccccatagactgtaagatctttttgggcagggattgtgtctgcctactctgttgaattgtactttcccaagtgtctactatagtgctctgcacacagtaagtgatcaatcaatcaatcatatttattgagcacttatgatgtgcagagcactgcagtaagcgcttgggaaagtatgatataaagTGACCCCTGGGATAAGACTATTCTGTGTTTAAACATCATGAACAAAAGGGTCATATGTGCATTTTGTGTGAAGTTTCTCAGAATAGCTGAAACTCAAGACCCAAACTGTTTGGTGACAAGCAACCTCAGCATGGAGAATTTTAATATTAAGAGAATCAGTGGAGACCCAGTCCATGCAGGAAAAGCCCCTTTACAAAGCAAGGGAGACCTGTAcgtaacagactgtaagcttgttgtgggcagggactgtgtctgttatattgttgtagtgtactctcccaagcacttaatacagtgctctgcacatagaaagagctcaatgaatacgattgactgactgactgctgtccAGTGAACAGAGTAAACAAAATTCAGACTGGGTGTGGATTCTTctgttttaaaaaataccatttgatgCTGCTTATTGGTAGGGGTGCATTTTTAAATTGTCAGTGTATTTTAAGTTTTAGTtttaatatctttaaattacatgttacaaattatttagattaatatctgtcttcccttctaaactgtgaacttatttgtagacagggaatctctctgccaactctgttgtactctctgaagtccttagtacagtggtctgcaaatagtaagcactcaataaataccattgataatgagtGATGATGATTTTTATGATTCCCAGCAATACCACCAGCCTGGTGAGTGTTTTGCTACTCcttatgatcagtcaatcaataatagctATTGAATGTTACTGTGTACATAAGACCCTTGCTCTTCTAGCTGCCCACTGGCTCCCACAACCATGCCTACTCCATGGCCTGGGAGGAAGACCCCACTCCAGCAGCAATTCCTCCCGGGACTAGCAGGAGGCGTGGAATGCAATACTGGCAATGGGCCTGGAATACTGCAACCTCGCAACCCTCAGCAGAGGAGGGTCCCGAAGGAGGCCGGGAGGCCCAGGAACTAGCAGGGATTGGATATTTCTTGAGAAATTTGAGGGCTTTGAATCCTGCCCAGGCAATTGGAAGTGTGACTCTTGGCAGGAGGTATCACCCTTTATGGGCTGACAGCTGGGGCCCCACTGGGAAGAGGctcttttctgttttgtttttgtttttatggtatttgttaaatgcttactttgtaagaagtagcatggctcagtggaaagagcacgggctttggagtcagaggtcatgggttcaaatcctggctctgccaattgtcagctgtgtgactttgggtaagtcacttaacttctctgtgcctcagttacctcatctgtaaaatggggattaagactgtgagccccccgtgggacaacctgatcaccttgtaaccgccgcttagaacagtgctttgcacatagtaagcacttaataaatgccattattattattattattattattattattattattattattatgtgccaggcactgtaccaagcactggggtagatacaagctaatcaggttggacacagtccatgtcccacatggagctcacagtcgtggtccccattttacagatgaggtaacagaggcacagagaagctaaacaacttgaccaaagtcacacagcatttaagcggtggagtcaggattagaacccagatccttctgcctcccaggcctgtgctctttctgttagaccGTTCTGTTTCTCCTGGGCCCTCTCTGATTTGGGCAGTGGCAGATGAACCCACTGCCCTCATTCCAGGCATGTGCCCAGGAGCGTGTGCCCCCCACCACCGTAGCCTGCCCtatgctcccccttctccccagtcccacccataccctcctccccctgcctctgagccctgcccttcatttcattttttttttctttttcaggtaGATGTgtcgatgatgatgaaaatgagacTCCTGTATTAGCAGTAAATAAAACCTTCCTGGTTAGGCTTCAGATCCCGGAAGAGTGCGAGGCCAAAGAACAAGCACTTTCTAATCAGCTCACCAGCAGGGTAATGGCGTCATTGCTTTCTAGTGCCGGTAGTAGGACTGAATCTGCCAGGCTGGCAATCTAGGGctgaacctgtgagcccactgttgggtagggactgtctctatatgttgccgacctgtacttcccaagcgcttagtacagtgctctgcacacagtaagtgctcaataaatacgattgattgattgaacctgtaAGGAGTGGGACAAGGGGTAGGGGGCTAAGCCCAAAGGCCGgggagattcatccattcatccatcaggCGAGCCATTCTGCTGTTAACTAGCCGTGGGATGGGGATTGGAAAGGGGCCGGGGTTGAGAGTATCCCATTGGGCAGATGCCTagccaggctctggtccctcctTTACCCTGCAGCTTTTCAGGCCTTGATTATTGTTCTGGAGTTTTCTCctttccaccctccccttccctcctgtgcCCTCACTTttacctttctctccctccccatgggGTCCTCTAGGCCCCAtgacacccctccctcagccctttcccttttcctctcatcaatcaattgatggatagtatttattgagagctttctatgtgcagagcactgtattaagcacttgggagcataaagCACTgcacaatttttttaatggaatttgttagtgcttactatgggccaggcactgtactaaactctgggatggatataagcaaatcgggtttgacagagtccctgtcccacatgaagttcacactcttaagctccattttacagatgaggtaactaacaggaaagttaagtgacttgcccagggtcatacagcagacaagtgtcagggccagaattagaatccaagcccttttgacccccaagcctgtgcggtatcccctaagccatgctgcttctcagttaacttGTATGCACTCcaaggcttaaaacagtgcttgacacacagtaagagcttaacaaataccattaaaaaaaaaggcccgGCAGATCATTCTGAGATCTTTTCAGGGTGCCTCGGATTCAAGGGCCCTGGGACGCTTTTCTGGAACTCTGAAGTGGTGGAGGACTCCCTgggagtaggggaggaggaggaggaggagacagacaggatgGGGTGACTCACATCCACACACACGCAGGCAGACATCCTTGGCCCACACTGAGAACCGTAGCAGGAGATTGGAGAAAGCATCCAAGTTCTTTCTGTGGCAGTCTTAGCCAACCGTTGTGGGGTTGGTGGAGCAGTGGTTCCTGGGCGGTGGCTGGGCTCAGAGGCTCTGGTCACTTCCTCCCTGTTGCTGCTGTGCTCTGCTGAACCCTGGACTCCTGATCCCCACAGTCTTTGTCACCGTGGGTGCCACAGGGCATCTTGGGAGTCCAATGGGACCAGAGCTGACAGTCTTGTCCTCTGCAGGCCAGAGAATCACGGGGCTCTTCCTgtttgctgcttctcctggctaagagagagagagagagagagagagagagtgtgtgtgtgtgtgtgtgtgtgtgtgtgtgtgtgtggtggggggaagggatagCGGGCTTCTCAACTGCAAGTCATGGCAGTTAGAAGCATATCCCTTTGGATAAGGGGAGAGTCCGAAGGAAAGAGAGCCAACCAGCTCTAAAGGGAAAGCAACTTTGTTTGAGGAGACAGCAGAGCAGAGCACCCTGGCCTGGCAGTGATCGTGGTGGCCTGACCTCAGGGGGattaaggggacctgggttctaatcccagctctgctgtttgtctgctgggtgaccttgggcaagtctgttaacttctctgtgcctcagtttcctcatctgtgaaatggggattaaatctttgttgctcctccttggactgttatctgaccagattatcttgagtctaccctacacttagtacagtgcttagcacatagtaagcacttaactaataccatgattattattaattttactgGGGAGGCTTGGAAGGCCCCTGCTGAGTTTCCACTTTGCATTTCCAACTCAGAGGCTTCCCCGCTTTGCCCCTGCCAGCCCACagtgactctgaggcctgtagtTTGTGGGTTCTGGAGGTTGGGTGCCTATGTGTTTCTCTGTTGGACTGTGAAGGGCAGGCCCTGCCTTGGGCTTCCAAGGGGGCTTGTTTGGAGCAGGCAAAGTAACCTGGCCCCTCTCTTCCAGCTCACTGATGTGTACAAGTCGTCTCCTGCCCTGAGCCCCTATTTTTTGTCCATCGCGATAGCTGACTCCAGGTGAGAACGCCGGGTAGTACAGGGATTTGTGGGTTTGCACAGCCCTTTGCATGGGTGTCATGGGGCTTGCCTCCAAGGGGTTGTAGAAAAGATTTCTGCAGAAATTTCTGTCCTGGAGGCAAAGGAATAGACTAGATGCCTTCTGGAGTCCCCTTCTGGACCCAGCAGCCTGGAATTCTTGAAGCGTTTTTCAGTCCCCATTTCTTAGGACCCAAGGACAGAGTGAGAATTGGAGCATGGGACCCATTGCCgccctaatgggaagaacaccAACCCAGTCATGTTACTCTAAGCACTGTGCTTCAGAGCAATGGGTGCCCCTCGCTGATGgccttccccatcctctcctgctcctaggttaggcctgggggacagaggcCAAGGTAATCCTTGGCAAACATATCAAGGACCAATTCCTTGTCTCCCAGTTCTGGGCTGGGGTGTTTTCTGggatgggtcattcattcattcataggtattgagctcttactgtgtgcaaagcactgtacttaagcacttgggagagtacaatataacaacaagcagacacattccctgtcctcaaggagctcacagtctagaggtccctTGGGGAGTAGCCCAGAAGATACTGTCAGAAGGTACCATATCCTCTGTCCCTCTGCTCTGCAAGGGAGTGGGGTAGGTCTGAGTGATTATGAATGATCTTCCTCTGCAGGAAAAGGGGGGAACCCTTTTTGCCAGATTCTGGCCTGAACCAGAACTCTGTACCCTGTGGCTGCTTagcccaacccagcccacccactcctaTCTGAAGCTTCCAGGGTTCTGGAACTGCCCTTCAACCTGCCCCCCTGGCCTAACCCTTCCAACCTGCCCTCCCCCAGCCTGCCCCCACTGGCCTGCCCCATCTGACCTGCCCCTTCTAGCCCAGTAGGAACTGCTGAGCCTGGATGAGCCCTGGGTTTCCCACCAAAAGTAACTCTCCTCTTCTGGAGAATTGATCCTTCTAGGGATGAACTTCTGGCCTGCCCCACCCCCTGGCCCCCACGACTCCACCTTGTAGTTTCTCGTACATGTTGACCTGAGTCCTTGGTGCTTTTCAGTTGCCAGAATGCCACCACGTCCTACTACCTGCAGTTTGCCCTTCCGGAGGAGAGTAATGACTTGGTTAAATACATCATGAGCgaggagtttgtgtttggggTTTTGCGGCAGAATTTCCACGATCAGAGCATTGATGGCTGTGAAGCCCTTGGGCAGGATGCagactctttctcctcttcctgtgaGTAGGGCAGGGCAGACAGGGGGCCGACCTCAGGGATAATGGACAGAGAAATCCAGTTTGTCATCTCAGGGCCCCTGTTGGGGATTAGTTACCGAAAATTCCTGCTTCTCCCACACCCCGGTGCCCAGAGGAACCTGGACCGAACTAGTTGCTTGGCAATCATCTGCTGTCATACC
This sequence is a window from Tachyglossus aculeatus isolate mTacAcu1 chromosome 24, mTacAcu1.pri, whole genome shotgun sequence. Protein-coding genes within it:
- the C24H3orf52 gene encoding TPA-induced transmembrane protein; protein product: MTGAGQCGLDSPGGAEMLELLPSVVPAAHPDPDPDPDPDPQASTNIPNFLRVFKRLHSCKLWMKIGFFILVLFLVITISLVLSSGRCVDDDENETPVLAVNKTFLVRLQIPEECEAKEQALSNQLTSRLTDVYKSSPALSPYFLSIAIADSSCQNATTSYYLQFALPEESNDLVKYIMSEEFVFGVLRQNFHDQSIDGCEALGQDADSFSSSCE